The following proteins come from a genomic window of Microbacterium sp. JZ31:
- a CDS encoding efflux RND transporter permease subunit, which produces MSRLAVLSLKNRALIALITICAAIFGGLSLTTLKQELIPAIELPQLLVMTTYPGASPEVVENDVSTPIETAIQGVAGLDGTSATSTTNSSIVQASFAYGTDLATAEQKMQQAINRISGQLPEDVDPQVLSVSIDDLPVIQIAVTGFDDVETAQADLEATAIPDIEDIDGVGSASIVGGIGQRITITPDQAALAARGLSQQAISDALDQNGVLFPGGEITEDGSTFTVQTGIKLTSAEDIAALPLLGAQGGQPGDVPTISDVADVALTTDPVSSISRVNGEDALSIAVTKLPAANTVEVSDGVLGVLPQLEETFPDAQFTVVFDQAPFITQSIETLATEGLLGLVFAVVVILVFLLSIRSTLVTAISIPTSVLITFIGLQAFGYSLNMLTLGALTIAIGRVVDDSIVVIENIKRHYVEGADKGDAIRLAVREVAMAITASTLTTVAVFLPIVFVGDMVGELFRPFAMTVTIAMAASLLVALTIVPVLAYWFLRPGKPLLDENGNRIDPESPAAPPSRLQRAYLPVLRWTLTHSWITLLLAVIVMGGTVAAAPLMKVNFLGDTGQNTLTISQELETTASLETADAAAQRVEEALEGIEGIETVQASIGSSGSPLRDAFSGGGSVTYSIVTDEAVDQEALRADVQDALDGLEDVGELSVNAAAGFGSTDIEVTVTAPGPDELQQATEDIVAALDGRDGIGQVSDDLAASLPYIAVEVDREQAAARGLSEVAVGGIVSGAMRPQQAGSVEIDGTSLTVYIATEEPPATIEELRDLVIPTAAGPVRLEQVASVEMADSPTSITTQQGRRTATIAVPPVGDNLAEATAAVDAALADVDLPDGADAEVGGVAEDQAESFSQLGLAMLAAILIVYVIMVATFKSLRQPLLLLVSVPFAATGAILLQIATGVPLGVASLIGVLMLIGIVVTNAIVLVDLVNQYREKGLTVHDSTVAGASNRLRPILMTALATIFALTPMALGITGHSGFISQPLAIVVIGGLLSSTVLTLIVLPTLYNLVEGARERRNGRRRAADGDAQPDADAGAARSESDEREPLTAPAGTGPAATTPAEPHGSLPTASHVQAPLRRRDNRDA; this is translated from the coding sequence GTGTCGAGACTCGCCGTCCTCAGTCTGAAGAACCGCGCCCTCATCGCGCTGATCACGATCTGCGCCGCCATCTTCGGCGGCCTGTCCCTCACGACGCTCAAGCAGGAGCTGATCCCGGCCATCGAGCTGCCGCAGCTGCTCGTGATGACGACGTACCCGGGTGCGTCGCCCGAGGTCGTCGAGAACGACGTGTCCACGCCGATCGAGACCGCGATCCAGGGCGTCGCCGGGCTCGACGGCACGAGCGCGACCAGCACCACCAACTCCTCGATCGTGCAGGCGTCGTTCGCCTACGGCACCGACCTCGCCACGGCCGAGCAGAAGATGCAGCAGGCGATCAACCGCATCTCCGGCCAGCTGCCCGAGGATGTCGACCCCCAGGTGCTGTCGGTGAGCATCGACGACCTGCCGGTGATCCAGATCGCCGTCACCGGCTTCGACGACGTCGAGACCGCGCAGGCGGATCTCGAGGCGACCGCCATCCCGGACATCGAGGACATCGACGGCGTCGGCTCCGCGTCGATCGTGGGCGGCATCGGCCAGCGGATCACGATCACGCCGGATCAGGCGGCGCTCGCCGCGCGCGGGCTCTCGCAGCAGGCGATCAGCGACGCACTCGATCAGAACGGCGTCCTGTTCCCCGGCGGTGAGATCACCGAGGACGGCTCGACCTTCACGGTCCAGACGGGCATCAAGCTGACCTCGGCCGAGGACATCGCCGCGCTGCCGCTGCTCGGCGCGCAGGGCGGGCAGCCGGGCGACGTCCCGACGATCTCGGACGTCGCCGACGTCGCCCTGACCACGGATCCGGTCTCGTCGATTTCGCGCGTGAACGGCGAGGATGCGCTGTCGATCGCGGTGACCAAGCTGCCCGCGGCCAACACGGTCGAGGTCTCCGACGGCGTGCTCGGCGTGCTGCCGCAGCTCGAGGAGACGTTCCCGGATGCGCAGTTCACGGTCGTGTTCGACCAGGCGCCCTTCATCACGCAGTCGATCGAGACGCTCGCGACCGAGGGCCTGCTCGGACTCGTCTTCGCGGTCGTCGTCATCCTCGTGTTCCTGCTGTCCATCCGCTCGACGCTCGTGACGGCGATCTCGATCCCGACGAGCGTGCTGATCACCTTCATCGGGCTGCAGGCGTTCGGCTACTCGCTCAACATGCTGACGCTCGGCGCGCTCACGATCGCGATCGGTCGCGTCGTGGACGACTCGATCGTCGTGATCGAGAACATCAAGCGCCACTACGTCGAGGGGGCCGACAAGGGGGACGCGATCCGCCTCGCCGTGCGCGAGGTCGCCATGGCGATCACGGCGTCCACCCTCACGACGGTCGCTGTGTTCCTGCCGATCGTGTTCGTCGGCGACATGGTAGGGGAGCTCTTCCGGCCCTTCGCCATGACCGTGACGATCGCCATGGCGGCATCGCTGCTCGTGGCGCTCACGATCGTGCCCGTTCTGGCCTACTGGTTCCTCCGCCCCGGCAAGCCGCTGCTGGACGAGAACGGGAACCGCATCGACCCGGAGTCGCCGGCCGCGCCGCCGTCCCGTCTGCAGCGGGCGTACCTGCCGGTCCTGCGCTGGACGCTCACGCACTCCTGGATCACGCTGCTGCTCGCCGTGATCGTGATGGGCGGCACGGTCGCGGCCGCTCCGCTCATGAAGGTGAACTTCCTGGGCGACACGGGACAGAACACCCTGACCATCTCGCAGGAGCTCGAGACGACCGCGAGCCTCGAGACCGCCGATGCGGCCGCGCAGCGGGTGGAGGAGGCGCTCGAGGGCATCGAGGGCATCGAGACCGTGCAGGCCTCGATCGGATCGAGCGGATCGCCGCTGCGCGACGCCTTCTCCGGCGGCGGCAGCGTGACCTACTCGATCGTGACCGACGAGGCCGTCGACCAGGAGGCGCTGCGCGCCGACGTGCAGGACGCCCTCGACGGTCTGGAGGACGTCGGCGAGCTGTCGGTGAACGCGGCCGCCGGCTTCGGTTCCACCGACATCGAGGTCACCGTCACCGCGCCGGGGCCCGACGAGCTGCAGCAGGCGACCGAGGACATCGTCGCCGCGCTGGACGGCCGCGACGGCATCGGCCAGGTGAGCGACGACCTCGCCGCCTCGCTGCCCTACATCGCGGTCGAGGTCGACAGGGAGCAGGCCGCCGCGCGCGGTCTCTCGGAGGTCGCCGTGGGCGGCATCGTGTCCGGTGCCATGCGGCCGCAGCAGGCCGGATCGGTCGAGATCGACGGCACGTCGCTCACGGTCTACATCGCGACGGAGGAGCCGCCGGCGACGATCGAGGAGCTGCGCGACCTCGTCATCCCGACCGCGGCCGGCCCCGTGCGGCTCGAGCAGGTCGCGAGCGTCGAGATGGCCGACAGCCCGACGTCGATCACGACCCAGCAGGGGCGCCGCACGGCGACCATCGCCGTCCCGCCCGTGGGCGACAACCTGGCGGAGGCGACCGCTGCGGTGGACGCCGCGCTCGCGGACGTCGACCTGCCCGACGGCGCGGACGCCGAGGTGGGCGGCGTCGCCGAGGACCAGGCCGAGTCGTTCTCGCAGCTGGGACTGGCGATGCTGGCCGCCATCCTGATCGTGTACGTGATCATGGTCGCGACCTTCAAGTCGCTGCGTCAGCCGCTGCTGCTGCTCGTGTCGGTGCCGTTCGCGGCGACCGGCGCCATCCTACTGCAGATCGCGACGGGCGTGCCGCTCGGCGTCGCGTCGCTGATCGGCGTGCTGATGCTGATCGGCATCGTCGTCACGAACGCGATCGTGCTCGTCGACCTCGTCAACCAGTACCGCGAGAAGGGGCTGACGGTGCACGACTCGACGGTCGCGGGCGCCTCGAACCGTCTGCGCCCGATCCTCATGACGGCGCTCGCGACGATCTTCGCGCTCACTCCGATGGCGCTGGGCATCACGGGGCACAGCGGCTTCATCTCGCAGCCGCTCGCGATCGTGGTGATCGGCGGTCTGCTGTCGTCCACCGTGCTGACGCTCATCGTCCTCCCGACGCTCTACAACCTCGTCGAGGGCGCGCGTGAGCGCAGGAACGGCCGGCGCCGTGCGGCCGACGGCGATGCGCAGCCGGACGCGGATGCCGGCGCGGCACGGAGCGAGTCGGACGAGCGGGAGCCGCTCACGGCGCCCGCCGGGACCGGCCCCGCGGCGACGACCCCGGCCGAGCCGCACGGCTCGCTGCCCACGGCCTCGCACGTCCAGGCGCCGCTGCGACGCCGGGACAACCGGGACGCCTGA
- a CDS encoding DUF4097 family beta strand repeat-containing protein, with amino-acid sequence MEKWIVQPGQTRVIDVEGVRRLKVGLAGGQIDIIGHDEPGTRVEVHGVTVKDLRIEITGDELEIDHPQLRWDNFLEVFRNFGSGGPRAEISVAVPRSVALTLGVVSAGALVAGLAAEARVNTVSGDVLVDGLAADLTANAVSGDVQARGLEGAFSANTVSGDVTVTGRIRRASVDSVSGATMIDADGPIDQVGVNTVSGAVTVRLDEGLPANYVARTAGGKIVLDGVVRSSGGPSNVSTSVGELSGSFVDVRANTVSGDVTVLRRRASAPAEPSAPAEEAL; translated from the coding sequence GTGGAGAAATGGATCGTCCAGCCCGGCCAGACCCGGGTGATCGACGTCGAGGGCGTCCGCCGCCTGAAGGTGGGCCTCGCCGGCGGGCAGATCGACATCATCGGACACGACGAGCCGGGGACGCGCGTCGAGGTGCACGGCGTCACGGTCAAGGACCTGCGGATCGAGATCACGGGCGACGAGCTCGAGATCGACCACCCGCAGCTGCGGTGGGACAACTTCCTCGAGGTCTTCCGCAACTTCGGCTCGGGCGGGCCTCGCGCCGAGATCAGCGTGGCCGTGCCTCGCAGCGTCGCGCTCACGCTGGGCGTCGTCAGCGCCGGCGCCCTGGTGGCGGGCCTCGCCGCCGAGGCGCGTGTCAACACCGTCTCGGGCGACGTGCTCGTCGACGGCCTCGCGGCCGACCTCACCGCCAACGCGGTCTCGGGCGACGTGCAGGCCCGCGGGCTCGAGGGCGCCTTCTCGGCCAACACGGTCTCGGGCGACGTCACCGTCACGGGCCGCATCCGCCGCGCATCGGTCGACTCCGTCTCGGGCGCCACGATGATCGACGCCGACGGCCCGATCGACCAGGTCGGCGTGAACACCGTCAGCGGCGCCGTCACGGTGCGGCTCGACGAAGGCCTGCCCGCCAACTACGTGGCCCGCACGGCCGGCGGCAAGATCGTGCTCGACGGCGTCGTGCGCTCCTCGGGCGGACCGAGCAACGTCAGCACGTCGGTCGGCGAGCTGTCGGGGTCGTTCGTCGACGTGCGCGCCAACACGGTCTCGGGCGATGTCACGGTGCTGCGTCGCCGCGCCTCGGCGCCCGCCGAGCCGTCGGCCCCCGCGGAGGAGGCGCTCTGA
- a CDS encoding MerR family transcriptional regulator — protein MDWSIQQVAKLAGTTSRALRHYGDLGVLPPSRVGANGYRYYDERALVRLQRILLLRELGLGLPQISAVLARETDERRALEAHLEWLRGERERIGRQIAAVTGTIRGLEEQEELMAEKMFDGFDHTQYKHEVEQRWGAEAYARSDAWWRGMSDDDRRGWQERAAALSRDWAAAAEEGADPASEQAQELARRHVEWLRGIPGTPAADRGDIAGYVTGLADMYVADERFARNYGGVDGATFVRDALRVYAERSL, from the coding sequence ATGGACTGGTCGATCCAGCAGGTCGCGAAGCTCGCGGGCACCACGAGCCGCGCCCTGCGGCACTACGGCGACCTCGGAGTGCTGCCGCCGTCGCGCGTCGGCGCGAACGGCTATCGCTACTACGACGAACGCGCGCTCGTGCGCCTGCAGCGCATCCTGCTGCTGCGCGAACTCGGGCTCGGACTGCCGCAGATCTCGGCGGTCCTCGCGCGCGAGACCGACGAGCGGCGCGCACTCGAGGCGCACCTCGAGTGGCTGCGCGGCGAGCGGGAGCGGATCGGGCGGCAGATCGCCGCGGTGACGGGCACCATCCGCGGACTCGAGGAACAGGAGGAACTCATGGCAGAGAAGATGTTCGACGGCTTCGACCACACGCAGTACAAGCACGAGGTCGAGCAGCGCTGGGGTGCCGAGGCGTACGCCCGCAGCGACGCCTGGTGGCGGGGCATGAGCGACGACGACCGTCGTGGCTGGCAGGAGCGGGCTGCCGCCCTGTCGCGCGACTGGGCGGCAGCGGCCGAGGAGGGCGCCGATCCCGCGTCCGAGCAGGCGCAGGAGCTCGCCCGCCGGCACGTCGAATGGCTGCGGGGCATTCCGGGCACGCCCGCCGCCGATCGCGGCGACATCGCGGGCTACGTGACGGGACTCGCCGACATGTACGTGGCGGACGAGCGGTTCGCGCGGAACTACGGCGGCGTCGACGGCGCGACGTTCGTGCGCGACGCGCTGCGCGTCTACGCCGAGCGCAGCCTGTGA
- a CDS encoding DUF3073 domain-containing protein has protein sequence MGRGRQKAKHTKLARELKSFSPTVNYSALERELGHPSDDSEYVDKWADMYGDESDEDEDEYQAQKA, from the coding sequence ATGGGGCGTGGCCGTCAGAAGGCGAAGCACACGAAGCTCGCCCGCGAATTGAAGTCGTTCAGCCCGACTGTGAACTACTCGGCGCTGGAGCGCGAGCTCGGGCACCCGAGCGACGACAGCGAGTACGTCGACAAGTGGGCCGACATGTACGGCGACGAGAGCGACGAGGACGAGGACGAGTATCAGGCTCAGAAGGCCTGA
- a CDS encoding universal stress protein produces MTDQPSTDEPSASARAQQSAVDAALRGAVIAAIIPDQSPRVLQEAAHYAALLGAPLAVVHVDVTRFVTYEDPDGYVHSAPVDINVQAGEGELQVVRANAESVLVNSPVAWEVRQLVGDPALAIKHFADKIDAKLIVVGTRKRGFGESIRQFFTGSVAARLSHRQHRAILVVPQGELLQDHEDFPEVEG; encoded by the coding sequence ATGACCGATCAGCCGTCTACCGATGAGCCGTCCGCGAGCGCGCGGGCCCAGCAGTCCGCCGTCGACGCCGCCCTGCGCGGCGCCGTGATCGCCGCGATCATCCCCGATCAGTCGCCGCGCGTGCTGCAGGAGGCGGCTCATTATGCGGCGCTGCTCGGCGCGCCGCTCGCCGTCGTGCACGTGGATGTCACGCGCTTCGTCACGTACGAGGACCCGGACGGCTACGTGCACTCGGCCCCCGTCGACATCAACGTGCAGGCCGGCGAGGGCGAGCTCCAGGTCGTCCGGGCGAACGCGGAGTCCGTGCTCGTGAACAGCCCGGTGGCGTGGGAGGTGCGCCAGCTGGTGGGCGATCCCGCGCTCGCGATCAAGCACTTCGCCGACAAGATCGACGCCAAGCTCATCGTCGTGGGCACGCGCAAGCGGGGCTTCGGCGAGTCGATCCGGCAGTTCTTCACGGGATCAGTCGCGGCCCGGCTGTCCCATCGGCAGCACCGCGCGATCCTCGTCGTGCCCCAGGGCGAGCTGCTGCAGGACCACGAGGACTTCCCCGAGGTCGAGGGCTGA
- a CDS encoding fluoride efflux transporter FluC, which yields MTPLLFAGVALAGGAGAGLRWLADVALSRRLPERFPWAILLVNVSGSFALGLVTGLALDQALVAVLGTGLLGGYTTFSTVAVDGALLAREGRRRAAWGNALGTLALTVAAALAGAALGAAFTAEP from the coding sequence ATGACGCCGCTGCTGTTCGCCGGCGTCGCGCTCGCGGGCGGGGCGGGCGCGGGTCTGAGATGGCTCGCGGACGTCGCGCTGTCGCGCCGGCTGCCCGAGCGGTTCCCCTGGGCGATCCTGCTCGTCAACGTCTCCGGCTCCTTCGCCCTGGGGCTCGTCACGGGGCTCGCGCTGGATCAGGCATTGGTGGCAGTGCTCGGGACGGGGCTCCTCGGCGGGTACACGACCTTCAGCACGGTCGCGGTCGACGGCGCACTCCTCGCGCGGGAGGGACGGCGGAGGGCGGCGTGGGGCAACGCGCTCGGCACGCTCGCGCTCACGGTCGCCGCCGCACTGGCGGGCGCCGCGCTCGGCGCGGCATTCACGGCAGAGCCATAG
- a CDS encoding cation-transporting ATPase, protein MSKLDRFISLAKKAMDSGASSSSHRGSSSQGDWMNKARGAVESLLGDTQSSGGQRGHAAPPSSDRFGTPGDRVGGRAPSTPLQPPAAAGARAPHRGGAAPSGSPQDRAAIARYDYLLQTARPDQIEQVHREAFARLTPDQRAQVAERMRSELPPHERPRSADAPELARTAARAEAMQPGRLRGILARSGGIAGGVAVGGLLATVAGGAIVTGVGASLIGDALTSGVDFDAMAESLDMGSLAESADGFVSGAGDYVQGVGDQVSEAGGALGDLGSSFGLPGLDDLFGR, encoded by the coding sequence ATGAGCAAGCTCGACCGCTTCATCTCGCTCGCCAAGAAGGCGATGGACTCCGGCGCCTCCTCCTCGTCGCATCGAGGGAGCTCCTCACAGGGTGACTGGATGAACAAGGCCCGCGGCGCCGTGGAGTCGCTGCTCGGGGACACGCAGTCGTCGGGCGGCCAGCGAGGTCACGCGGCGCCGCCGTCGTCCGACCGGTTCGGCACCCCCGGCGATCGCGTCGGCGGACGTGCGCCCTCCACTCCCCTGCAGCCGCCTGCCGCGGCGGGAGCGCGGGCACCGCACCGGGGCGGCGCGGCCCCGTCCGGATCGCCCCAGGATCGCGCCGCCATCGCGCGCTACGACTACCTGCTGCAGACCGCTCGTCCGGATCAGATCGAGCAGGTGCACCGCGAGGCGTTCGCCCGCCTGACACCCGACCAGCGCGCGCAGGTGGCGGAGCGCATGCGGTCCGAGCTGCCGCCGCACGAGCGCCCGCGCTCGGCCGACGCCCCGGAGCTCGCGCGCACGGCGGCCCGCGCGGAGGCCATGCAGCCCGGCCGGCTGCGGGGCATCCTGGCCCGCAGCGGCGGGATCGCGGGCGGCGTCGCCGTCGGTGGCCTGCTCGCGACCGTCGCGGGCGGCGCCATCGTCACGGGCGTCGGCGCCTCCCTGATCGGCGACGCGCTCACCTCGGGCGTCGACTTCGACGCCATGGCGGAGAGCCTCGACATGGGCTCCCTCGCCGAGAGCGCCGACGGCTTCGTCTCCGGAGCGGGGGACTACGTCCAGGGCGTCGGCGACCAGGTCTCCGAGGCCGGCGGGGCGCTCGGAGACCTGGGGTCGAGCTTCGGCCTTCCCGGTCTCGACGACCTGTTCGGGCGCTGA
- a CDS encoding PadR family transcriptional regulator, with protein MPPVFSHGDLRLYLLSLLAEAPRHGYDIMQSLAERTGGTYTPSAGTIYPRLAKLEEEGLVTKTSDGRKTVYEITDAGRAEVQDRADDIAGIQAGLADTVRLIADEVRTSVREAMKSLRADLAAATNEAPDASTSSSPGADDARVRSREELHRAEAAIADFRGRVRAELRSHVARGGELQAAVVDALQAGLDAAATSLSESLRR; from the coding sequence ATGCCCCCGGTGTTCTCCCACGGCGACCTGCGCCTGTATCTGCTGAGCCTGCTCGCCGAGGCGCCGCGCCACGGCTACGACATCATGCAGTCCCTCGCCGAGCGCACGGGCGGCACGTACACCCCCAGCGCGGGAACGATCTATCCGCGCCTGGCCAAGCTCGAAGAGGAGGGGCTCGTGACCAAGACCTCGGATGGCCGCAAGACCGTCTACGAGATCACGGACGCCGGGCGGGCCGAGGTGCAGGACCGCGCCGACGACATCGCCGGCATCCAGGCGGGCCTCGCGGACACCGTGCGGCTCATCGCCGACGAGGTGCGCACGAGCGTGCGCGAGGCGATGAAGAGCCTGCGCGCCGACCTCGCGGCCGCCACGAACGAGGCGCCGGACGCGTCGACGTCGTCCTCGCCCGGCGCGGACGATGCGCGCGTCCGCTCCCGCGAGGAGCTGCACCGGGCCGAGGCGGCGATCGCCGACTTCCGCGGCCGCGTGCGGGCCGAGCTGCGCTCCCACGTCGCGCGGGGCGGCGAGCTGCAGGCCGCGGTGGTCGACGCCCTGCAGGCCGGGCTCGACGCCGCGGCGACGTCGCTCAGCGAGTCGCTGCGCCGCTGA
- the purF gene encoding amidophosphoribosyltransferase, whose protein sequence is MCGIVGMVGRAPVNQDIYDALLLLQHRGQDATGIATAEPNGVMHTHKAQGMVREAFRTRDMRSLLGNVGLGHVRYATKGTASSEEEMQPFYVNAPYGIILIHNGNLTNTRELTIDMGQRDRRHLNSSSDTELLLNVLANELQATTSPVDLEPERIFEAVARTHRRIEGAYAVISIIAGYGLLAFRDPYGIRPLILGRRVGPEGVDDWVVTSESLVLENADYEIVREVEPGEAVFISSDGTLHTKQCADDPKLLPCSFEYVYLARPDSIMNGVPVYESRLRMGAKLAATIARHVPEGLIDVVMPIPDSSRPAAMEVARVLGIEYREGFYKNRYVGRTFIMPGQAVRKKSVRQKLNAMSSEFRGKNVLLIDDSIVRGTTSKQIVQMARDAGAKSVTFASAAPPVRHPHVYGINMPSRHELVAHGRTIPEIAEELGADYLVYQEVEDLKDAIIESAQGEATFEDLDMSCFDGRYVTGTVTPEYLAWVEGTQTS, encoded by the coding sequence ATGTGCGGAATCGTCGGCATGGTCGGGCGCGCCCCGGTCAACCAGGACATCTACGACGCTCTCCTCCTCCTTCAGCACCGCGGTCAGGACGCGACAGGCATCGCGACCGCCGAGCCGAACGGCGTGATGCACACGCACAAGGCGCAGGGCATGGTGCGCGAGGCCTTCCGCACGCGCGACATGCGCTCGCTGCTCGGCAACGTCGGCCTCGGTCACGTGCGCTACGCCACGAAGGGCACCGCCTCCAGCGAGGAGGAGATGCAGCCGTTCTACGTGAACGCGCCGTACGGCATCATCCTGATCCACAACGGCAACCTCACGAACACGCGCGAGCTCACGATCGACATGGGGCAGCGCGACCGCCGGCACCTGAACTCCTCCAGCGACACCGAGCTGCTGCTGAACGTGCTCGCGAACGAGCTGCAGGCGACGACGAGCCCCGTCGACCTCGAGCCCGAGCGCATCTTCGAGGCCGTCGCGCGGACGCACCGGCGCATCGAGGGCGCGTACGCCGTGATCTCGATCATCGCGGGCTACGGACTTCTCGCCTTCCGCGATCCGTACGGCATCCGCCCCCTCATCCTGGGCCGTCGCGTGGGCCCGGAAGGCGTGGACGACTGGGTGGTCACGAGCGAGTCGCTCGTGCTCGAGAACGCCGACTACGAGATCGTGCGCGAGGTCGAGCCCGGCGAGGCCGTGTTCATCTCGAGCGACGGCACGCTGCACACGAAGCAGTGCGCGGACGACCCGAAGCTGCTGCCGTGCTCGTTCGAGTACGTCTACCTGGCGCGTCCCGACTCGATCATGAACGGCGTGCCCGTGTACGAGTCGCGTCTGCGGATGGGCGCGAAGCTCGCCGCCACGATCGCCCGGCACGTTCCCGAGGGGCTGATCGACGTCGTCATGCCGATCCCGGACTCGTCGCGCCCCGCCGCGATGGAGGTCGCGCGCGTCCTCGGCATCGAGTACCGCGAGGGCTTCTACAAGAACCGCTACGTCGGCCGGACGTTCATCATGCCGGGCCAGGCGGTGCGCAAGAAGAGCGTGCGCCAGAAGCTCAACGCGATGTCGAGCGAGTTCCGCGGCAAGAACGTGCTGCTGATCGACGACTCGATCGTGCGCGGCACGACGAGCAAGCAGATCGTCCAGATGGCGCGGGATGCGGGCGCGAAGTCGGTGACGTTCGCGTCGGCCGCGCCTCCCGTGCGCCATCCGCACGTGTACGGCATCAACATGCCGTCGCGCCACGAGCTCGTCGCGCACGGCCGCACCATCCCGGAGATCGCCGAGGAGCTCGGTGCCGACTACCTCGTCTACCAGGAGGTCGAGGACCTCAAGGACGCCATCATCGAGAGCGCCCAGGGGGAGGCGACGTTCGAGGACCTCGACATGAGCTGCTTCGACGGGCGCTACGTGACCGGCACGGTCACGCCTGAGTACCTCGCGTGGGTCGAGGGCACCCAGACCTCCTGA